One Rhinolophus sinicus isolate RSC01 linkage group LG06, ASM3656204v1, whole genome shotgun sequence DNA window includes the following coding sequences:
- the P2RY2 gene encoding P2Y purinoceptor 2 has translation MDAGLGLWNGSINNTWDGDELGYKCRFNENFKYVLLPVSYGVVCVLGLCLNVAVLYVFLCRLKTWNASTTYMFHLAVSDALYAASLPLLVYYYARGDHWPFSTVLCKLVRFLFYTNLYCSILFLTCISMHRCLGVLRPLRSLHWGRARYARRVAATVWVLVLACQAPVLYFVTTSARGSRITCHDTSAPELFSHFLAYISVIMGLLFVVPFATILVCYVLMARRLLKPAYGTAGGLPRAKRKSVRTIAVVLAVFALCFLPFHVTRTLYYSFRSLDLSCHTLNAINMAYKITRPLASANSCLDPVLYFLAGQRLVRFARDAKPPTDPTPPAQATRRLDLHKFHRTDTKTEDGSASSEDSRQTEATPTGGGNTKDIRL, from the coding sequence ATGGATGCAGGTCTGGGCCTCTGGAATGGCAGCATCAATAACACCTGGGATGGGGATGAGCTGGGCTACAAGTGCCGCTTCAACGAGAACTTCAAGTACGTGCTGCTGCCTGTGTCCtatggtgtggtgtgtgtgctcGGGCTGTGTCTGAACGTCGCGGTGCTCTATGTCTTCCTGTGCCGCCTGAAGACATGGAACGCCTCCACCACATACATGTTCCACCTGGCCGTGTCAGATGCGCTGTACGCGGCCTCCCTGCCGCTGCTGGTCTATTACTACGCCCGCGGGGACCACTGGCCCTTCAGCACGGTGCTCTGCAAGTTGGTGCGTTTCCTCTTCTACACCAACCTGTACTGCAGCATCCTCTTCCTCACGTGCATCAGCATGCACCGGTGCCTGGGTGTCTTGCGCCCACTGCGCTCACTGCACTGGGGCCGGGCCCGCTATGCCCGCCGGGTGGCAGCCACCGTGTGGGTGCTGGTGCTGGCCTGCCAGGCGCCCGTGCTCTATTTCGTCACCACCAGTGCGCGTGGCAGCCGCATCACCTGCCATGACACCTCGGCACCCGAGCTCTTCAGCCACTTCTTGGCCTACATCTCCGTCATCATGGGCCTGCTCTTCGTAGTGCCCTTTGCCACCATCCTGGTCTGCTATGTGCTCATGGCCCGGCGGCTGCTAAAGCCAGCCTACGGGACTGCGGGGGGCCTGCCACGGGCCAAGCGCAAGTCGGTACGCACCATTGCTGTGGTGTTGGCTGTCTTCGCCCTCTGCTTCCTGCCTTTCCACGTCACCCGCACCCTCTACTACTCCTTCCGCTCGCTGGACCTCAGCTGCCACACACTCAATGCCATCAACATGGCTTACAAGATCACCCGACCGCTGGCCAGCGCCAACAGTTGCCTTGACCCTGTGCTGTACTTCCTGGCTGGGCAGAGGCTCGTGCGTTTTGCCCGGGACGCTAAGCCACCCACAGATCCCACCCCTCCTGCCCAGGCTACCCGCAGGCTGGACCTGCACAAGTTTCACAGAACTGACACCAAGACAGAAGATGGGTCGGCCAGCAGTGAGGACTCCAGGCAGACAGAGGCCACGCCCACTGGTGGCGGGAACACTAAGGATATCCGGCTATAG